A window of Saccharomyces paradoxus chromosome XIII, complete sequence genomic DNA:
AGAGGTGTCCTTTTTTGCAATTTCTGTTTATGTAGTCAACTGCATAGGTAACTAAGGAAAGGGCATAGGTCCACGAAGGTTATTGGAAATTCAGTGTTTGCATCAATAGAAAAGTAGCGCACActtctttatttcattttgcttACAGTTTCGTACTAccttttgcttttgctCGCAAACAATATCCTCGTGATCTCGAGACATACACTAAGGTGCATATCATAGTTTACAAGGTGACAcatcttttctctttaaaTTTCCTCGAGTTTTATGAATAATTAtgaatcaagaagaagctatTTTCCGGTCAGCGGACATGACGTACGTCCAACTGTACATACCGTTGGAAGTTATAAGAGAGGTGACTTTCTTGCTAGGGAAAATGGGTGTCTTTATGGTGATGGACCTCAATAAAGATTTAACTGCCTTTCAAAGAGGTTATGTTAACCAGTTGAGGCGTTTCGATGAAGTGGAAAGGATGGTGGGCTTTTTGAATGAGGTGGTAGAAAAGCACGCCGCGGAGACCTGGAAATATATTCTACacattgatgatgatggaaACGACATTGCTCAACCTGATATGCTGGATCTAATCAATACTATGGAACCTCTATCGTTAGAGAATGTTAATGAAATGGTGAAAGAAATCACTGATTGCGAATCCCGTGCAAGGCAGTTAGATGAATCTTTAGATAATCTCAGAAGTAAATTAAACGATCTTTTAGAGCAAAGACAGGTAATATTCGAATGCtcaaaatttattgaagtCAACCCAGGGATTGCTGGAAGAGCCACAAATCCTGAGattgaacaagaagaaagggaTGTGGACGAATTTAGAATAACTCCAGATGATGTTAGTGAAACATTGAGCgatgctttttcttttgatgaCGAAACACCGGAGAATCCAGGCGCCCCGAGGAATGATATCGCTAGAAACCAATCAGTCGAAGATCTAAGCTTTTTGGAACAGGGATACCAGCATAGATACATGATTACAGGTTCCATTAGAAGAGCAAAAGTGGACATATTGAATAGAATTCTGTGGCGGTTATTGCGTGGTAACCtgatttttcagaattttccCATAAAGGAGCCATTGTTGGAAggtaaagaaaaggttGAAAAGGACTGTTTTATTATCTTTACTCATGGTGAAACATTACTCAAGAAGGTTAAACGTGTCATAGATTCTTTGAATGGTAAAATAGTCTCTCTGAATACTCGTTCTAGTGAACTAATTGACACCTTAAACCATCAAATAGACGACTTGCAAAGAATTTTGGATACTACCGAACAAACTTTACACACAGAACTGCTTGTTATACATGACCAGCTACCAGTATGGTCTGCCATGAcgaaaagagaaaaatatgTCTATACCACGTTGAACAAATTCCAGCAAGAATCTCAGGGTCTAATAGCCGAAGGCTGGGTGCCTTCTACAGAATTAATCCATTTACAAGACTCATTAAAGGATTACATTGAAACGTTGGGTTCTGAATACAGTACGGTCTTTAATGTGATCCTAACCAATAAATTACCACCCACATACCATAAAACTAATAAATTCACTCAGGCGTTCCAATCGATTGTGGATGCATACGGTATCGCAACCTATAAAGAAATCAATGCTGGTTTAGCCACAGTTGTCACTTTCCCCTTTATGTTTGCCATTATGTTTGGTGACATGGGGCATGGTTTCatcttatttttgatggCACTATTTTTGGTGTTAAATGAGCGTAAATTTGGAGCAATGCGCAgagatgaaatttttgacaTGGCATTTACTGGCAGATatgttttgttgttgatggGTGCATTTTCTGTATATACAGGATTGTTGTACAATGATATCTTCTCCAAATCTATGACAATATTCAAATCAGGTTGGCAATGGCCTTCCACTTTTAGAAAAGGCGAATCTATTGAGGCAAAGAAAACTGGAGTTTATCCGTTTGGATTGGATTTTGCTTGGCACGGTACAGACAACGGACTGCTTTTTTCCAACTCTTATAAGATGAAGCTGTCAATTCTAATGGGATACGCACATATGACTTATTCCTTCATGTTTTCTTATATCAATTACAGAGCCAAAAACTCAAAAGTGGACATAATCGGTAACTTTATTCCTGGCTTAGTGTTCATGCAATCAATATTTGGTTATTTATCATGGGCAATTGTGTACAAATGGTCCAAGGATTGGATTAAGGACAATAAACCAGCTCCAGGGTTACTGAATATGCTAATAAACATGTTTTTAGCACCAGGTACCATTGATGAGCAATTATATCCCGGACAAGCCAAGTTGCAAGTTGTACTATTGCTTGCAGCACTGGTTTGTGTTCCGTGGTTATTACTATATAAACCTTTGACATTAAGAAGGCTAAACAAGAACGGCAGTGGTGGCAGGCCTCACGGATATCAAAGTGTCGGCAATATTGAGCATGAGGAACAAATAGCTCAACAACGACATTCGGCGGAAGGTTTCCAAGGAATGATAATCAGTGATGTTGCCAGTGTTGCGGACAGTATTAATGAAAGCGTTGGTGGTGAACATGGGTCTTTTAATTTCGGCGATGTCATGATTCATCAAGTAATCCATACCATTGAATTCTGTTTAAACTGTATTTCTCACACAGCATCATATCTACGTCTTTGGGCGCTATCATTGGCACATGCGCAACTGTCCAGTGTTTTATGGGACATGACCATATCAAACGCTTTTAGTTCTAAAAATTCAGGGTCACCTCTGGCTGTCATGAAGGtggttttcttgtttgcTATGTGGTTTGTGTTAACCGTTTGTATCTTAGTTTTCATGGAAGGTACTTCCGCGATGTTGCATGCACTACGTTTGCATTGGGTGGAGGCAATgtccaaattttttgaaggtgAAGGATATGCGTACGAACCCTTTTCATTTCGTGCAATAATAGAATAATAATCTCAAATTACTGTAAATTTCTCATGTACCCACCGTTTTTTTcgttatatttttttacacATACAGACATATAAACGTTGTAGAATTAGACgataaaatataatatttcttCACATAGTTTatggtatatatatgtctGGATCAGTCAAATGGTCTACCAATAGGTCGTAAATTTGAGCCGGGATCTTAGCGATGAATCCGACCCCCAGCCGAATGATCTCATCAGCGTCAAAATCCGGGAACTGTCGTAATAAATTGACAGGAGAATCTGATTTGAAAACCTTGGATCTCATTTTCACTAAGAATGCCACTACAAAGAGAATATTCATATGGAAGCCATATGCAAACATAAAATCCCACAGTTTGATGACCTGGTCAAGTGGCTTATTGCAACTGGATAACGTGAGTATCGAAGGCATACCATAAATCTCTGCTGTAAGCAAGTTGTCCGATAGAAACTTACTCAGCTTTGGGTCAATGATTCTGAGCGAAATATCGAGTAGTTTAGCGCCGTTCTGGGCGCCATTTAGGTTCTTAGTCAAATACGTCGGTATTATTTCATAACAAAGTTTAGTGAAAAGTTGGTACGCCATTGGCTCAGAGGGACATGAGTAGAGTAAAGGAGCTAACAGCACATTCATACCCTGCACGTAAGTACTCACAGGGATGCGACTAAAATGGGTTTTCTGCCTTCTTTGCTGTGTTTGCCAAGCAAAGCAGGACAAACATCGGATGAGAGCATCCTCCGAGACCCTATTCCTAAAGTTCGGATCCGTTTGGAAAGTCCTGGATGTGTcgttcttgattttttgataaataatCGTGGAAGGTGGACCCAGTTTTAAGAGGGCAAGGAAACGTTGCGTAGACGCCTCCATGGAGGTTTGAGAGAGCACCGTCCACACGTAACATCGCGTGCGCTGCTGCTGTTTATCTTCAGATATGGGAAGCCCTTCACTGAGTATGAGGTAGCGAAGTTGAGACAGTGAAGAATGCAGTAGCAGGGCAGGATTTGATATGAGGTCTTCAATTGAAGTCATCCAGAAAGTAACAAGTTTAAAAATCAGTTGTCCTTTTACTGTATGTTGTTAGtgttatcattattattatttttttttccataatTTTAACTTTACGTAAACGCTCCCTTCCACGCGGCGTTTACCGGATTGTAAGCCATAACTGCGAAGAAGAAAGCTCTTCAGTCATTATAGCACTAGATATGTAGCAAGGAATGAATATGTATATAGTTAGCAAGAATATGTAGAATTTGTAGtatttatttgtttattgttttcataattcacttgaattttttaccGAACATTATCAGTTGCAACTGGTCGTACAATGAGATGACACCAGCAGCGGCCACTCCTCTAAATATATTTGCACCACAGCCCTTGAACAAGGAATAGACGCCCTCTTGTTGGACGATCTTTCTTAAGCAGTCCAGAGCACCATCGTACTTAATGGTCTGGCCCGAAGTCATCATCATTCTTCTTCTCACGGTATCCAAGGGATACGACGCAGTCGAAGCACCCATGGTGATGACCCAACCCAACAAGAAAGAGGCAACAAAGGATCCTTCAAGAGCTCCCGTCAAAAGCACAGGCTTGAAAGAATCGTACAGACCAAAGTACAGACCCCTGTACACGATGATACCTAGCACTGAGGGCACGAACCCACGGTACAGGCCCAAAAACCCGTCCGTTTTCAGCGTCTTCTTATACACGTCTAGCAGTCCACTGAATTGTCTTTGCGAGGTCGACTTGGACCCCCTAGCGTCCGCAGCAAGCCGTGTCCTTGCGTAATCCAATGAGTATACAAATAGTAGCGATAAACCACCAGCAGCTCCACCAGAAAACAGGTTCCCAGCAAACCACTTGGCGTACCCATCCCGCTCTCTGTCATAACTCAACAACGATTTaattttgtctttgaaGGCAAAATTCAACGCCTGCGTGGGGAAATACCGGAAAACATTGGCGGTGTTACCCCTCCAAAACGACACAATACCTTCATGAGTCGCAGTCCTCTTGAAGCAGTCCACAATTCCCAGGTACCGTGTGTCTAGTGAGCCCTGTTTGAGCATCTCTTCTTGATTCTGCATCAATAGTTTCACCCGTTCAATGGGAGCGGCACCCGTCTTTGCAATGGCAGCAGAAACGCCGCCCATGAGGAAGTCTACACCGAAGTGTGACTTCTGAGTCTGTGTTTCTGTTTGAGACATTACTGCtgtaaaaaggaaaaatagGAAAGAATAACAGATACGAAAATCCGTGCTGCCTTCTTTGCGATAATGCCTTGGCTTGCCTATTTTACAGTTGCAAGAGTAATATCATGTTCATACCGTTTCGGGGCCCAATAAATGACATTCTGCGAGAAAAAATGTCTTTCTCCGCCCGACAAAAATAAGCTTTGCTTTCCGGGTGCGAGTCAGCCCGCCGCGCCTGGGGTGGTCCCTACAGTACGCTGAGTCGCCGATAAAGACCCTCCGCCCAGA
This region includes:
- the STV1 gene encoding H(+)-transporting V0 sector ATPase subunit a (Subunit a of the vacuolar-ATPase V0 domain~similar to YMR054W); translated protein: MNQEEAIFRSADMTYVQLYIPLEVIREVTFLLGKMGVFMVMDLNKDLTAFQRGYVNQLRRFDEVERMVGFLNEVVEKHAAETWKYILHIDDDGNDIAQPDMLDLINTMEPLSLENVNEMVKEITDCESRARQLDESLDNLRSKLNDLLEQRQVIFECSKFIEVNPGIAGRATNPEIEQEERDVDEFRITPDDVSETLSDAFSFDDETPENPGAPRNDIARNQSVEDLSFLEQGYQHRYMITGSIRRAKVDILNRILWRLLRGNLIFQNFPIKEPLLEGKEKVEKDCFIIFTHGETLLKKVKRVIDSLNGKIVSLNTRSSELIDTLNHQIDDLQRILDTTEQTLHTELLVIHDQLPVWSAMTKREKYVYTTLNKFQQESQGLIAEGWVPSTELIHLQDSLKDYIETLGSEYSTVFNVILTNKLPPTYHKTNKFTQAFQSIVDAYGIATYKEINAGLATVVTFPFMFAIMFGDMGHGFILFLMALFLVLNERKFGAMRRDEIFDMAFTGRYVLLLMGAFSVYTGLLYNDIFSKSMTIFKSGWQWPSTFRKGESIEAKKTGVYPFGLDFAWHGTDNGLLFSNSYKMKLSILMGYAHMTYSFMFSYINYRAKNSKVDIIGNFIPGLVFMQSIFGYLSWAIVYKWSKDWIKDNKPAPGLLNMLINMFLAPGTIDEQLYPGQAKLQVVLLLAALVCVPWLLLYKPLTLRRLNKNGSGGRPHGYQSVGNIEHEEQIAQQRHSAEGFQGMIISDVASVADSINESVGGEHGSFNFGDVMIHQVIHTIEFCLNCISHTASYLRLWALSLAHAQLSSVLWDMTISNAFSSKNSGSPLAVMKVVFLFAMWFVLTVCILVFMEGTSAMLHALRLHWVEAMSKFFEGEGYAYEPFSFRAIIE
- the AAC1 gene encoding ADP/ATP carrier protein AAC1 (Mitochondrial inner membrane ADP/ATP translocator~similar to YMR056C); amino-acid sequence: MSQTETQTQKSHFGVDFLMGGVSAAIAKTGAAPIERVKLLMQNQEEMLKQGSLDTRYLGIVDCFKRTATHEGIVSFWRGNTANVFRYFPTQALNFAFKDKIKSLLSYDRERDGYAKWFAGNLFSGGAAGGLSLLFVYSLDYARTRLAADARGSKSTSQRQFSGLLDVYKKTLKTDGFLGLYRGFVPSVLGIIVYRGLYFGLYDSFKPVLLTGALEGSFVASFLLGWVITMGASTASYPLDTVRRRMMMTSGQTIKYDGALDCLRKIVQQEGVYSLFKGCGANIFRGVAAAGVISLYDQLQLIMFGKKFK
- the BUB2 gene encoding Bub2p (Mitotic exit network regulator~similar to YMR055C), which encodes MTSIEDLISNPALLLHSSLSQLRYLILSEGLPISEDKQQQRTRCYVWTVLSQTSMEASTQRFLALLKLGPPSTIIYQKIKNDTSRTFQTDPNFRNRVSEDALIRCLSCFAWQTQQRRQKTHFSRIPVSTYVQGMNVLLAPLLYSCPSEPMAYQLFTKLCYEIIPTYLTKNLNGAQNGAKLLDISLRIIDPKLSKFLSDNLLTAEIYGMPSILTLSSCNKPLDQVIKLWDFMFAYGFHMNILFVVAFLVKMRSKVFKSDSPVNLLRQFPDFDADEIIRLGVGFIAKIPAQIYDLLVDHLTDPDIYIP